The window GAAACCTTCCTTGCCGGAGTGCTTGACGAGGTACTTGTTGGCGCAGATacgggcggcctcgagggcttCGGAGCTCAGCTGCTCGTACTCGTTCGAGACGAGGTGGATGCAGAGAGGGAAGTCATCGACGTTGGCACGCTTGCGACCGAGATCGAAGATGCGAATCTTGGGGTCGGGAACACCACGGTTGAAGCGAGACTTGGGGAACGGCTGTTCGACGCAGGTCAGCAATCGCCATGCCCGAGCAGACGgaagacgtcgtcgacaccaGCCCGCCGCATCTCCCGCACGTTTCCCCTCATCGTCGTGGCCACCGGAAGGACCGGGCTTCGAGAACGCAACGTTcgggacggcgagctcgtcgagataTCGAGATGCTCACCTTGTTCTTGCAGTAGCGGTAGCAACGAGCGGGACGGCGCGCCATCTTGTCGGATTGTGCTGATCTGTCCTACAGCGGGTGATGGGGTTGGGGGGAAAATGAAGCCGACGGGGGAGAAACGGATTACCACTTTCTCGGAAGGCGCACCACTTTGATTTCAAAGCAGTATTGGTAAGCCTCGAATGGTGCTTTTCGCTTAAACCGCGGCGCTTTAGGGCTCGACTTGGCCAGCCCACCAGCGACCATTGGTCTGCGCCGTGAGCCCTGCCCCGCAATTTGCGGTGCGTTCACTTCCATCCATCGATTAGGTTGGAAAACCGGCACGGAATTTTGTAAACTCTTTCTCCATCAGCACCCTTCACAACAACCACCCAGTCTCCCGTCGCCAGCCGCCAGCCAACACCGACAAGATGGCCCCTCAGAAGAAGAGCAAGAAGGATGCCAACAGCATCAACTCCAAGCTGGCGCTTGTGATGAAGTCTGGCAAGGGTACGTTTTCGTCGATTGACCCCGATTCGGCCTGACCGGTTGCTGACGGATCGTCCGCAGTCACACTTGGCTACAAGTCGACCCTGAAGAGCCTTCGCTCTGGCAAGGCCAAGCTGATCATCATCGCTGGCAACACTCCTCCTCTCCGAAAGAGCGAGCTCGAGTACTACAGCATGCTGTCCAAGGCTCCCATCCACCACTTCTCCGGCAACAACGTAAGTAGTcgatttttttttcatttCGCGTAGGCAGTTCCGAATGTATTATCAGCTGCTCCGACAAAGCTTGCTTCCTAGAAGCAAGTCTCTGCTAAGCGAGAACCATGTTCTTTGCGCACTGCCCAGAGATAAAGTCGTCTAGACTTTGGAGGGTTCACTTTTGCTTACGCTTCTCTTTCAGATCGAGCTGGGTACCGCCTGCGGTAAGCTCTTCCGATGCTCTACCCTGGCCATCCTCGATGCCGGTGACTCCGACATCCTGAGCGACCAGCAGGCTTAGGCCATGGCTCGGTAGCTTTGCATTTGCCGGCGTTGGGAGTAAAATGTTGTCCTGGGCATTCGAGGATATACCATTTGACGTTACGCGATCATGAATCAATCGCTGGAAGCCCTCGTTGGCCCACAATGATAACAAGAGGCTCACGCCAGCATGTGACTTGCTGCGTCGCTTTCACAGGCTTGCGAGCCTCGAGAAGGTGGCCTCGATATAAAACAATACACCAGATGATCTTTTACTCCCGCCATAGCTACGTTTGCCATGATTTGAACTGTGATGTTCCCACGAGGACTTGTGATGGGCTCTGGCTCGGGCTTTGATGTATTTCGAGTCAGCCCGAGATGGACCGTGCATGACTGATGATCACGGTTGATGGCAATTCGAGGTTCGCTTTCCTGGATTGTCTTGGAGGATGCATCATTCAAGTTCAGGATGATGCGGCGGCAGAATGTGATGCAGTGTCGAACCCTATATCAATCACATCGTGGCAAACCGCTCAAGTCGTTTGGCTGGCGCTAGGAGAGTGTACAGCTTGCTACTCCTCCTGTCCTCCACTGTCCGTTGCAATTCGACCGTCAGAGCCCAAGTTGAAAGTCCAGGAAGACTACGGCTATGCGACAACTCGATGCAGTCAATTTACGTGAGGCACAATCGACGATTGATATTCCTCGCAGAGAGAGGTGTACCGCACTGGCATGCCTCAAAGAAATTGGTAGACACCTTGACGACGCTGGGATTCATACTTGCTTAGTTGCGTTGTGCATAAAGCAGGGCGACTGTGTGCGTATCAGGTACagcatacatgtacgcgcACGCTCTGTTATGCCTGGAGTTTTTCAGCAGCTACGGTCATCATGGGCAGGTACTTTCTACAGCacgtactcaagtacttgtacttgcgcatACACctgcagtattacttgttcGCGCGCAACACTTGCttgtaatgctccgtacaagtactccaaactcagtactccgtactccgtacagtacatcaaTTGTCCGCAGGCATGACTCCCTCATTGCTCTTACCCGATTTGGATATTTCCAATGTGGGATAAGGGCCACGACAATGTTCATGTTATTGGGGTGACCCGGCTGGCCCTTTCACACGGCGCAAGCGTCGGCGCTAGCGGCAATAGACTTCGCTGTAACGCCAGAGACGCTACGAAGTGCACTGGAACTCACTCATGCTCCTGCAGCACGGAGACGTCGACGTAAGAACGGGACAAACAAACTCGCCTAACAAAATGCCAGCTGGGCTATATCGGGCCATCGTTTCTCCCCcctttctttttttttttcggggGGCAGTCATGTACGTTGGCAGTGTGAATGTGCGTCATGTTTGCCGTAGGAACCTCGGCGGGTACAATCGCGGTACCTGCGTTACCCCTATTGTggctgtacaagtacatgtaataatacctcgTCGCTGTTAGCATCACCAAGGTACTAGCGTTAGGCGCCGGGCACCTTTCCCTTATTGCTGCTCCACCGGGACTCCCTCATCGTCCCATGCGCCGAATCTGCACGCAGCGCTTGCGAAAACAAGCCACAGCCCACCGCCCACTGAACGGTTGAGGCAAGTGGAGCGTAGCGCGGGCAGCGGGCAGGTGCACCCGCACCTTTGGGTCCCGGACGTCGTCTTGCCTTCGTGCCTTGTTGTCCTTGCACAAtgcagcacgacgacgacggctgacACGACATAACTCGTACTGCTATCAGAATAATTacccgacgccgcctcggccgcatctCGTTCGATAGCCCCGCGTCCGTCCGTCGATTGCCTCATCCGTCGGTGCGATAGCCAGCGGACGATCCTCGCGCGCCCACAATGTCGACTACGGCCTC of the Drechmeria coniospora strain ARSEF 6962 chromosome 01, whole genome shotgun sequence genome contains:
- a CDS encoding 60S ribosomal protein L30 — translated: MAPQKKSKKDANSINSKLALVMKSGKVTLGYKSTLKSLRSGKAKLIIIAGNTPPLRKSELEYYSMLSKAPIHHFSGNNIELGTACGKLFRCSTLAILDAGDSDILSDQQA